One genomic window of Prochlorococcus sp. MIT 0603 includes the following:
- a CDS encoding thiazole synthase codes for MNNNSSLLNIGNKSFQSRLLIGTGKYNNLKQMNESIVKSECEVLTVAVRRIKSDDSKHQGIMGAINWKNIWMLPNTAGCTNAEEAIRIAKLGRELAKLAGQEDNNFVKLEVIPDQKYLLPDPLGTLKAAEQLIKENFIVLPYINADPILAKRLEELGCASVMPLGSAIGSAQGILNESNIKIIIENAKVPVIVDAGIGLPSHAAKAMELGADAVLINSAIAMARNSSTMAEAMRQAVQAGRKAFIAGPLQESSEGNPSSPAYGISNFSQPMESNGK; via the coding sequence ATGAATAATAATTCTTCTCTTCTTAATATTGGCAATAAAAGCTTTCAGAGCAGGCTTTTAATTGGCACTGGCAAATATAATAATCTCAAACAAATGAATGAGAGCATTGTCAAATCAGAATGTGAGGTCTTAACAGTAGCTGTAAGAAGAATTAAATCAGATGACTCTAAACATCAAGGCATTATGGGAGCAATTAATTGGAAAAATATTTGGATGTTACCTAATACGGCAGGATGCACTAATGCAGAGGAAGCAATACGAATAGCCAAGCTTGGAAGAGAATTAGCAAAACTTGCTGGGCAAGAAGATAACAATTTTGTAAAGCTAGAAGTTATTCCAGATCAAAAGTATCTCTTACCTGATCCATTAGGCACCTTGAAAGCTGCAGAACAACTTATTAAAGAGAATTTTATTGTTTTACCGTATATTAATGCAGATCCAATTTTAGCAAAAAGGCTGGAAGAACTTGGTTGTGCATCAGTCATGCCTCTAGGATCAGCCATTGGTTCAGCACAAGGCATTCTGAATGAAAGTAATATCAAAATTATTATCGAAAATGCAAAAGTACCAGTAATAGTTGATGCTGGGATAGGTTTGCCAAGCCATGCAGCTAAAGCAATGGAACTAGGAGCAGATGCAGTACTAATAAACAGTGCAATTGCTATGGCCAGAAATTCAAGCACAATGGCTGAAGCTATGCGACAAGCGGTTCAAGCTGGAAGAAAAGCGTTTATTGCTGGGCCTTTACAAGAAAGTTCTGAAGGGAATCCAAGCTCTCCTGCATATGGAATATCTAATTTTTCACAACCTATGGAGAGTAACGGTAAGTAA
- a CDS encoding NAD-dependent epimerase/dehydratase family protein translates to MKVFVLGGDGFCGWPCSVNLAEHGHEVLIVDNLSRRKIDIDLEVESLTPISNIGDRLKAWEEIGGNPIRFSQLDIASEYQRLLDLIIEESPDAIVHFAEQRAAPYSMKSSATKRYTVDNNVNGTHNLLAAIVESGLDIHVVHLGTMGVYGYGSHRGATIPEGYLKVEVPQPDGSRFEEEILHPASPGSVYHMTKTLDQLLFLYYNKNDKVKITDLHQGIVWGTNTDATSRDPRLTNRFDYDGDYGTVLNRFLMQAAINYPLTVHGTGGQTRAFIHIRDSVKCVQLALENPPEHGERVKIFNQMTESHQVGELAKKVAALTGAKVNYLPNPRNEAVENDLIVDNRCFIELGLKPTTLDDGLLTEVVEVAKRWSTRCDKKRIPCISAWTSTQAQAINKSK, encoded by the coding sequence GTGAAAGTTTTTGTTCTTGGTGGTGACGGCTTCTGCGGATGGCCTTGTTCTGTAAACTTGGCAGAACATGGCCATGAAGTGTTAATCGTTGACAATCTCAGTCGACGAAAAATCGATATCGATCTTGAAGTCGAATCTCTAACTCCGATTTCTAATATTGGAGATCGATTAAAAGCTTGGGAAGAAATAGGTGGTAACCCTATTCGTTTTTCTCAGCTTGATATTGCAAGCGAATATCAACGATTACTTGATCTCATTATCGAAGAAAGTCCTGATGCAATAGTGCACTTTGCAGAACAACGCGCAGCACCCTACTCAATGAAAAGTAGTGCTACTAAAAGATATACCGTTGATAACAACGTAAATGGTACACATAACCTTTTAGCAGCAATAGTGGAATCTGGTTTGGACATCCATGTAGTCCACTTAGGAACCATGGGTGTTTATGGATATGGATCTCATAGGGGGGCAACTATTCCAGAAGGTTATCTAAAGGTAGAAGTGCCTCAACCAGATGGCAGTCGTTTTGAAGAAGAAATTCTGCATCCAGCCAGTCCTGGCAGTGTTTATCATATGACTAAGACACTAGATCAATTACTTTTTCTTTATTACAACAAAAACGATAAAGTTAAAATTACTGATTTACACCAAGGGATTGTCTGGGGTACTAATACTGATGCAACTTCAAGAGACCCTCGTTTAACTAATCGATTTGACTATGACGGAGACTATGGGACTGTGTTAAATAGATTCCTTATGCAAGCTGCCATAAACTACCCTCTAACTGTCCATGGAACAGGCGGCCAAACAAGAGCATTTATTCATATTCGAGATTCAGTCAAATGTGTACAACTAGCCCTAGAAAATCCTCCTGAACATGGCGAAAGAGTGAAAATATTCAATCAAATGACAGAAAGCCATCAAGTAGGTGAATTAGCTAAAAAGGTTGCAGCCCTTACTGGAGCTAAGGTTAATTATTTACCCAACCCTCGAAACGAAGCTGTAGAAAACGATTTAATTGTTGACAATCGCTGTTTTATTGAACTAGGGCTCAAACCAACAACATTAGATGATGGCCTTCTCACAGAAGTTGTAGAAGTCGCTAAGCGTTGGTCCACTCGTTGTGATAAAAAACGGATACCATGTATATCTGCATGGACATCAACCCAAGCACAAGCAATAAATAAGTCAAAATAA